In a single window of the Nocardiopsis composta genome:
- a CDS encoding 2-hydroxyacid dehydrogenase, which produces MADRVLVPWEQNLGSVPETAEGVLFDGEGEPAGLSEAVFYVMPYGRAQRVDLLARMPRLRVCQLLTAGYEHVLPALPDGVELCNGRGLHDASTAEHALALILAAQRDLPRWAADQAERTWAPHYTRSLAGSRVLIVGYGSIGEALEARLAPCECEVVRVARRARPEQGVHPVSELHRLLPEADVVVLVTPLTEETRGLVGAEELALMRDGALVVNVGRGPVLDTEALLKEGGRVRAALDVTDPEPPPAGHPLWRAPGVFITPHVAGGSDAFYPRARAFVDAQLRRWGAGEPLENVVRPGTR; this is translated from the coding sequence ATGGCCGACCGGGTCCTGGTGCCCTGGGAGCAGAACCTGGGCAGCGTCCCCGAAACAGCGGAGGGCGTCCTCTTCGACGGGGAGGGCGAGCCCGCCGGGCTGTCCGAGGCGGTCTTCTACGTGATGCCCTACGGGCGCGCGCAGCGGGTGGACCTGCTGGCCCGGATGCCGCGGCTGCGCGTCTGCCAGCTGCTCACCGCCGGCTACGAGCACGTGCTGCCGGCACTGCCGGACGGCGTGGAGCTGTGCAACGGGCGCGGCCTGCACGACGCCAGCACCGCCGAGCACGCGCTGGCGCTGATCCTGGCGGCCCAGCGGGACCTGCCGCGGTGGGCCGCCGACCAGGCCGAGCGGACCTGGGCGCCGCACTACACCCGCTCGCTGGCGGGCAGCCGGGTGCTCATCGTCGGCTACGGCAGCATCGGCGAGGCGCTGGAGGCGCGGCTCGCGCCGTGCGAGTGCGAGGTGGTCCGGGTGGCCCGCCGGGCCCGGCCGGAGCAGGGCGTGCACCCGGTCTCCGAGCTGCACCGGCTGCTCCCCGAGGCCGACGTCGTCGTGCTGGTCACCCCGCTCACCGAGGAGACGCGGGGGCTGGTCGGCGCCGAGGAGCTGGCGCTGATGCGCGACGGCGCGCTGGTGGTCAACGTGGGGCGCGGCCCGGTCCTGGACACCGAGGCGCTGCTCAAGGAGGGCGGTCGGGTGCGCGCCGCGCTCGACGTCACCGACCCGGAGCCGCCGCCGGCCGGCCACCCGCTGTGGCGGGCGCCCGGCGTCTTCATCACCCCGCACGTCGCGGGCGGCTCGGACGCCTTCTACCCCAGGGCGCGCGCGTTCGTCGACGCCCAGCTCCGCCGCTGGGGCGCGGGCGAACCGCTGGAGAACGTGGTCCGCCCCGGAACCCGCTGA
- a CDS encoding FAD-dependent monooxygenase, which produces MSFNEPRPGGGAPRERPAEDAPVLIAGAGPVGLTAALALARFGVPSQVLEAAPEEEAAVFRRTGSKAICFQGDVLDVFDRLGVGERIITEGTTWTTARTYYRGREVRTVVFPDGAGQGGGLLPPWINISQARVEEELLAGAEADRHIRIRFGHRVTGLRQDAAGVVLRADTPDGPAELRGRYAVGADGPHSAVRRLLGTDFPGDSFGDRFLICDIRADLPFPKERRFYFDPVWNPGRQVLVHQCPDSTWRIDWQVPDGYDLEAERESGALDRRIRAIVGDRRYELLWTSVYRFHERCAARLRTGRVLLAGDAAHLYAPFGARGLNSGVQDAENLAWKIACALGSDTGAEEALLESYHTERWAAARENLRVTAATMRFLVPRTEADRRRRVDVLERAATDPEARAEIDSGRLAEPFRYADSPLTTPRGAVPPQARPDAPGPGDICPDALCTVPASVGGSGRDRTRLRRLLGPGFTVLAPGAAQARAVCRACTGLPLPLTVHALDELDTDGRIAEALGRPPGTVFAVRPDAHLCAVLSPPAGVPRQAGRDAAAEEAAAAVRAALARACGVQTPVRSG; this is translated from the coding sequence ATGTCGTTCAACGAGCCGCGGCCCGGGGGCGGCGCCCCGCGTGAACGGCCCGCCGAGGACGCCCCGGTGCTCATCGCCGGCGCCGGCCCGGTGGGGCTGACCGCGGCGCTGGCGCTCGCCCGCTTCGGCGTCCCCTCCCAGGTCCTGGAGGCCGCGCCGGAGGAGGAGGCCGCGGTGTTCCGGCGCACCGGGTCCAAGGCCATCTGCTTCCAGGGCGACGTGCTCGACGTCTTCGACCGGCTCGGCGTCGGGGAGCGGATCATCACCGAGGGCACCACCTGGACCACCGCGCGCACCTACTACCGCGGGCGGGAGGTGCGCACCGTCGTCTTCCCGGACGGCGCCGGGCAGGGCGGCGGCCTGCTCCCGCCGTGGATCAACATCTCCCAGGCCCGGGTGGAGGAGGAGCTGCTGGCCGGGGCCGAGGCCGACCGGCACATCCGGATCCGCTTCGGACACCGGGTCACCGGCCTGCGCCAGGACGCCGCGGGCGTGGTGCTGCGGGCCGACACCCCCGACGGGCCGGCCGAACTGCGCGGCCGCTACGCGGTCGGCGCGGACGGCCCGCACAGCGCGGTGCGCCGGCTGCTCGGCACCGACTTCCCCGGCGACTCCTTCGGCGACCGGTTCCTCATCTGCGACATCCGCGCCGACCTGCCGTTCCCCAAGGAGCGCAGGTTCTACTTCGACCCGGTCTGGAACCCCGGCCGGCAGGTGCTGGTGCACCAGTGCCCCGACTCCACCTGGCGCATCGACTGGCAGGTGCCCGACGGCTACGACCTGGAGGCCGAGCGGGAGAGCGGTGCCCTGGACCGGCGGATCCGCGCCATCGTCGGCGACCGCCGCTACGAGCTGCTGTGGACCTCGGTCTACCGGTTCCACGAGCGGTGCGCCGCGCGGCTGCGCACCGGCCGGGTGCTGCTCGCCGGCGACGCCGCCCACCTGTACGCGCCGTTCGGCGCGCGCGGCCTGAACAGCGGGGTGCAGGACGCGGAGAACCTGGCCTGGAAGATCGCCTGCGCGCTCGGCTCCGACACCGGCGCCGAGGAGGCGCTGCTGGAGAGCTACCACACCGAGCGCTGGGCCGCCGCCCGGGAGAACCTGCGGGTCACCGCGGCCACCATGCGCTTCCTGGTGCCGCGCACCGAGGCCGACCGGCGGCGCCGGGTCGACGTCCTGGAGCGCGCCGCCACCGACCCCGAAGCCCGCGCCGAGATCGACTCCGGCCGGCTCGCCGAACCGTTCCGGTACGCGGACTCGCCGCTGACCACCCCGCGCGGCGCGGTCCCGCCGCAGGCCCGGCCGGACGCGCCCGGACCCGGCGACATCTGCCCGGACGCGCTCTGCACGGTGCCGGCCAGCGTCGGCGGCAGCGGCCGGGACCGCACCCGGCTGCGCCGCCTGCTCGGCCCCGGATTCACCGTGCTCGCCCCGGGAGCGGCCCAGGCCCGCGCGGTCTGCCGGGCCTGCACCGGGCTGCCGCTGCCGCTGACCGTGCACGCCCTGGACGAGCTGGACACCGACGGCCGGATCGCCGAGGCACTGGGCCGCCCGCCCGGCACGGTGTTCGCGGTGCGCCCCGACGCCCACCTGTGCGCGGTGCTCTCCCCGCCGGCCGGGGTGCCCCGCCAGGCCGGCCGGGACGCCGCGGCGGAGGAGGCCGCCGCGGCCGTGCGCGCCGCGCTCGCCCGCGCCTGCGGGGTGCAGACCCCGGTCCGCTCCGGCTGA
- a CDS encoding PadR family transcriptional regulator, whose amino-acid sequence MPTRDAPGPRASLPVNAWAILGLLSSGTELTGYQLRQWAENVLGFFHSVPAMSQIYTELRRLERHGYVLGSEEEAPGGRARRSYRITPAGRAALACWIDEEPVEPPTVRNGAMLRLWLGAHASPERLRGILREHRDRSEAMRADAAFHRVTEQEYPGHPYAALVASWAERRYAAERDIAEQVLAELDRLEAGDPPPPPLPR is encoded by the coding sequence ATGCCGACCCGCGACGCCCCCGGCCCGCGCGCGAGCCTGCCCGTGAACGCGTGGGCGATCCTCGGCCTCCTGTCCTCCGGCACCGAGCTCACCGGCTACCAGCTGCGGCAGTGGGCGGAGAACGTCCTCGGCTTCTTCCACAGCGTGCCGGCGATGAGCCAGATCTACACCGAGCTGCGCCGCCTGGAGCGGCACGGCTACGTCCTCGGGTCCGAGGAGGAGGCGCCCGGCGGCCGGGCCCGGCGCTCCTACCGGATCACCCCCGCGGGACGGGCCGCCCTGGCCTGCTGGATCGACGAGGAGCCGGTGGAGCCGCCCACCGTGCGCAACGGGGCGATGCTCCGGCTGTGGCTGGGCGCCCACGCCTCGCCGGAGCGCCTCCGGGGGATCCTCCGCGAGCACCGGGACCGCTCCGAGGCGATGCGCGCCGACGCCGCCTTCCACCGGGTCACCGAGCAGGAGTACCCCGGGCATCCCTACGCCGCCCTGGTCGCCTCCTGGGCGGAGCGGCGCTATGCCGCCGAGCGGGACATCGCCGAGCAGGTGCTGGCCGAACTGGACCGGCTGGAGGCCGGCGACCCCCCGCCTCCGCCCCTCCCCCGGTGA
- a CDS encoding homogentisate 1,2-dioxygenase has translation MPYYRAVGEIPRKRHLVFRRPDGGVYAEELMGEEGFSSDSSLLYHRHLPTAIVKTEPVEDPRDAAQAVPNLPLAPRHFRTRDLPTGGDLVTGRRLLAGNADVRLGHASADRPSGLYRNSVGDETVYLQSGSARFESSYGAIEAAEGDYVTVPTGTIHRWVPHGTVDALVIEASGHIRTPRRYLSQCGQFLEHAPYSERDLRGPTEPLLAEGPGAEAPTPVLVRTRGGLTSMTFAHHPFDVVGWDGCLYPYAFNIADFEPIVKRTHAPPPVHQTFEGPNFVVCSFCPRPLDFDEQAVPIPYNHHNVDSDEFMYYVAGDYAARKGSGIGIGSVSLHPAGFTHGPQPGAVEAALGATATTETAVMVDTFRPLDIGPAGLDCEDPGYAWTWAR, from the coding sequence ATGCCGTACTACCGTGCCGTCGGCGAGATCCCCCGCAAGCGCCACCTGGTCTTCCGCCGCCCCGACGGCGGTGTCTACGCAGAGGAGCTGATGGGCGAGGAGGGCTTCTCCTCCGACTCCTCGCTGCTCTACCACCGCCACCTGCCCACCGCCATCGTCAAGACCGAGCCGGTCGAGGACCCGCGGGACGCGGCGCAGGCGGTCCCGAACCTGCCGCTGGCGCCCCGGCACTTCCGCACCCGCGACCTGCCCACCGGCGGCGACCTGGTCACCGGCCGGCGACTGCTGGCCGGCAACGCCGACGTCCGGCTCGGCCACGCCTCGGCGGACCGGCCCAGCGGGCTGTACCGCAACTCCGTCGGCGACGAGACGGTGTACCTGCAGTCCGGGTCGGCCCGGTTCGAGTCGAGCTACGGCGCGATCGAGGCGGCCGAGGGCGACTACGTCACCGTGCCCACCGGCACCATCCACCGCTGGGTCCCGCACGGCACCGTCGACGCGCTGGTCATCGAGGCCTCCGGGCACATCCGCACGCCGCGCCGCTACCTCTCGCAGTGCGGCCAGTTCCTGGAGCACGCCCCCTACAGCGAGCGGGACCTGCGCGGCCCCACCGAGCCGCTGCTCGCCGAGGGCCCCGGGGCGGAGGCGCCCACCCCGGTGCTGGTGCGCACCCGCGGCGGCCTGACCTCGATGACCTTCGCCCACCACCCGTTCGACGTGGTGGGCTGGGACGGCTGCCTCTACCCGTACGCGTTCAACATCGCCGACTTCGAGCCGATCGTGAAGCGCACCCACGCGCCGCCGCCGGTGCACCAGACCTTCGAGGGCCCGAACTTCGTGGTCTGCTCGTTCTGCCCGCGCCCGCTCGACTTCGACGAGCAGGCCGTCCCCATCCCCTACAACCACCACAACGTGGACAGCGACGAGTTCATGTACTACGTCGCCGGCGACTACGCGGCCCGCAAGGGCTCGGGCATCGGCATCGGCTCGGTCTCGCTGCACCCCGCCGGGTTCACCCACGGGCCGCAGCCCGGAGCGGTGGAGGCGGCGCTCGGCGCGACCGCCACCACCGAGACGGCGGTCATGGTGGACACCTTCCGACCGCTGGACATCGGCCCGGCCGGCCTCGACTGCGAGGACCCCGGCTACGCCTGGACGTGGGCCCGCTGA
- a CDS encoding C40 family peptidase, whose translation MRDRLRTCAGTTVAFAVAFTAFGAPAWADPEPSITDRPPVDLQSGSGRPSPSSEPSGGRTAPKVADPDGLSGKVEVEPLDEPRSREYFAVLPDTVSKRALREVRDLDGVADVEVVDAARVSVEGEETSVLGVDPSGFRNYAPEPSAESDEIWQGIAEGRIALSDEAGRQRGLDVGGEVEIDGAEGEVTREVWTHATSGVAGIDALISRDLAAELGFPEGNGLVVSAPEADLWELKDRLEEVLGEDASLQLLAEDPEPRPAGARGRELPAETLERVIAHAETMQGVPYVWGGESLDEGGFDCSGLLQWAFAQEGVAIPRVTHDQWYAGEHVAWEDARRGDLIFWRTDPTAPDYISHVAIYLGDGMMLEAPRTGLDVRTTEVRTAKMAGVVRVRL comes from the coding sequence GTGCGGGACCGGCTGAGAACGTGCGCGGGGACGACGGTCGCGTTCGCGGTGGCCTTCACCGCTTTCGGGGCCCCCGCCTGGGCGGACCCGGAACCCAGCATCACCGACCGGCCCCCGGTCGACCTGCAGAGCGGCTCCGGACGGCCGTCCCCCTCGTCCGAACCCTCGGGAGGGCGCACCGCGCCCAAGGTCGCCGACCCCGACGGCCTCTCCGGAAAGGTCGAGGTCGAGCCGCTGGACGAACCCCGCTCGCGCGAGTACTTCGCGGTCCTGCCGGACACCGTGTCCAAGCGGGCGCTGCGCGAGGTGCGCGACCTGGACGGGGTGGCCGACGTCGAGGTGGTCGACGCCGCCCGGGTCTCCGTCGAGGGCGAGGAGACCTCGGTGCTCGGCGTGGACCCCTCCGGCTTCCGCAACTACGCCCCCGAGCCCTCGGCCGAGTCCGACGAGATCTGGCAGGGCATCGCCGAGGGGCGGATCGCGCTCTCCGACGAGGCCGGCCGGCAGCGCGGCCTCGACGTCGGCGGCGAGGTGGAGATCGACGGCGCCGAGGGCGAGGTGACCCGCGAGGTGTGGACGCACGCCACCTCCGGCGTCGCCGGGATCGACGCGCTGATCTCCCGGGACCTCGCCGCGGAGCTGGGCTTCCCGGAGGGCAACGGCCTGGTGGTCTCCGCGCCCGAGGCCGACCTGTGGGAGCTCAAGGACCGGCTGGAGGAGGTCCTCGGTGAGGACGCCTCGCTGCAGCTGCTCGCGGAGGACCCGGAGCCGCGGCCGGCCGGCGCGCGCGGCCGGGAGCTCCCCGCGGAGACCCTGGAGCGGGTCATCGCCCACGCCGAGACCATGCAGGGCGTGCCCTACGTGTGGGGCGGGGAGTCGCTGGATGAGGGCGGCTTCGACTGCTCCGGTCTGCTCCAGTGGGCCTTCGCCCAGGAGGGCGTCGCGATCCCGCGGGTCACCCACGACCAGTGGTACGCGGGCGAGCACGTCGCCTGGGAGGACGCCCGCCGCGGCGACCTGATCTTCTGGCGCACCGACCCCACCGCGCCCGACTACATCTCGCACGTCGCCATCTACCTCGGCGACGGGATGATGCTGGAGGCGCCGCGCACCGGCCTGGACGTCCGCACCACCGAGGTGCGCACGGCCAAGATGGCCGGCGTGGTCCGGGTGCGCCTCTGA
- a CDS encoding bifunctional 3'-5' exonuclease/DNA polymerase, with protein MRIAVDPDGEGGGRLAELAPSGLRGAVAEVGDLADAIAEHEAGAAEGVRWVWADTSEAYPPLLGRGVQVGRCHDVGLVEALLLAHDGRLGEPHALGAAWARLHGREVPPDPVRRTGHGGEEEQPALFAAESGTLPPGADRLAALAEVHADQRKRISALPDPGRFALLCAVESAGALAAAEMRRTGIPWSAAAHDRLLTAQLGARPPGGARPAVLAGLVEEVSAALGREVNPDSPAQLIKAFAAAGHDVPSTRSEVLKGVDHPAVRPLLRYKELARLHSAHGWAWLDAWVRSGRFRPDYVVGGVVSGRWATRGGGALQIPKAVRGAIIADPGWRLVSADAGQLEPRILAAISRDAALARAAGADDLYARLAGAFGGDRQRAKIGLLAAMYGQTGGDAAPLLGVLRRAYPRAIGFLDRAAEEGERGGLVRSWLGRTCPPPSPGWRNTVAEGGPGAGGAARSRGRFTRNFTVQATAAEWALVFMAAVRRGLAGMDASDGRPEIVFFQHDELVMHVPARLAEETAALARRAADEAGRVMFGEGPVRFPLDVSVVDCYADA; from the coding sequence ATGCGGATCGCGGTGGACCCCGACGGGGAGGGCGGCGGGCGGCTCGCCGAGCTCGCCCCCTCCGGGCTGCGGGGAGCGGTCGCCGAGGTCGGCGACCTCGCCGACGCGATCGCCGAGCACGAGGCCGGCGCCGCGGAGGGCGTCCGCTGGGTGTGGGCGGACACCTCCGAGGCCTACCCGCCGCTGCTCGGGCGCGGGGTGCAGGTCGGGCGCTGCCACGACGTCGGGCTGGTCGAGGCGCTGCTGCTCGCGCACGACGGCCGGCTCGGCGAGCCGCACGCGCTGGGCGCGGCCTGGGCGCGGCTGCACGGCCGGGAGGTCCCGCCGGACCCGGTGCGCCGCACCGGCCACGGCGGGGAGGAGGAGCAGCCGGCGCTGTTCGCCGCGGAGAGCGGCACCCTGCCGCCGGGCGCCGACCGCCTGGCCGCGCTCGCCGAGGTCCACGCCGACCAGCGGAAGCGGATCAGCGCCCTCCCCGACCCGGGGCGGTTCGCCCTGCTGTGCGCGGTGGAGTCGGCCGGCGCGCTGGCCGCGGCCGAGATGCGGCGCACCGGCATCCCGTGGAGCGCCGCCGCGCACGACCGGCTGCTCACCGCGCAGCTGGGCGCGCGGCCGCCGGGCGGGGCCCGCCCCGCGGTACTCGCCGGACTGGTCGAGGAGGTCTCCGCGGCGCTCGGCCGGGAGGTCAACCCGGACTCGCCCGCGCAGCTGATCAAGGCGTTCGCGGCCGCCGGGCACGACGTGCCCTCCACCCGCTCCGAGGTGCTCAAGGGGGTGGACCACCCCGCGGTCCGCCCGCTGCTCAGATACAAGGAGCTCGCCCGGCTGCACTCCGCGCACGGCTGGGCCTGGCTGGACGCCTGGGTGCGCAGCGGCCGGTTCCGCCCCGACTACGTGGTGGGCGGGGTGGTGTCGGGGCGGTGGGCCACTCGCGGCGGCGGCGCCCTGCAGATCCCCAAGGCGGTGCGCGGGGCCATCATCGCCGACCCCGGGTGGCGGCTGGTCAGCGCGGACGCCGGTCAGCTGGAACCGCGGATCCTCGCCGCGATCTCGCGGGACGCCGCGCTGGCCCGGGCGGCCGGCGCCGACGACCTGTACGCCCGGCTGGCCGGCGCCTTCGGCGGCGACCGGCAGCGCGCCAAGATCGGGCTGCTGGCCGCCATGTACGGCCAGACCGGCGGGGACGCCGCGCCGCTGCTGGGCGTGCTGCGCCGGGCCTACCCGCGGGCCATCGGGTTCCTGGACCGGGCGGCGGAGGAGGGGGAGCGGGGCGGCCTGGTCCGCTCCTGGCTCGGCCGGACCTGCCCGCCGCCCTCGCCCGGCTGGCGGAACACGGTCGCCGAGGGCGGGCCGGGCGCCGGCGGCGCCGCCCGCAGCCGCGGCCGGTTCACCCGCAACTTCACCGTGCAGGCCACCGCGGCGGAGTGGGCGCTGGTCTTCATGGCCGCGGTGCGCAGGGGCCTGGCCGGGATGGACGCCTCCGACGGCCGCCCGGAGATCGTCTTCTTCCAACACGACGAGCTGGTCATGCACGTCCCGGCGCGGCTGGCCGAGGAGACCGCCGCCCTGGCGCGGCGGGCGGCCGACGAGGCGGGCCGGGTGATGTTCGGCGAGGGCCCGGTGCGGTTCCCGCTCGACGTGTCCGTGGTGGACTGCTACGCCGACGCCTGA